The DNA window TCTTTCTCAACCAAGGCAAGTGGAACGGCCAACAAATCGTGCCTGCCGAATGGATCAAAGCCGCGACGAGTTCGCACATCAAAACGGGCGGCGCGGGCACCAGCGATTACGGCTACGGTTGGCGCGTGCCGCCGCCCGGCAGTGCGGTGGCGTTTGAAGCCAGCGGACGCGGCGGCCAGCAACTCAGCATCTTGCCGTCCAAGAACACCGTGATCGTTTTGAACGGCGGCGGTTTTAGCACTGCCGAAGCAATGAAGCTGTTGTTGCCCGCGCTCCAATCCGAACAACCCTTGCCGGAAAACCCTGCGGCCTTTACCAAGCTGAAAGCCGTCATTGCCGCCGTTGCGCAACCGCCCGCGTCCATCGAAACGGCCCCGTTGCCCGCGCTGGTACAAGCCATTTCCGGCCAACGCTACGAACTCGAAGACAACTGGCTGGGTCTGCACGCGCTCACCCTGACCTTTCGCAACACGGCAGGCCCCGCGCTGGCGAAACTGGAATTCGTCCCTGCGCTCAAACAATACCAGTTCGGCTTGTCTGCCAAAGTGCGCGGCCTGGGCGTGCTGACCGAATCGCGCCCGGTGGGCCTTTACGGTGTCCCGCTCATCACCAACGACGGCATCATGGGTTCATCGGTCGGGCTGAAAGGGAATTGGGAAGACGCGCAGACCTTCGTGTTGGACTATGACGAGATCGCCAGTACCAACGGCTATCGCTTGCGGCTGAACTTTACGGAAAGCGGCGTGAGCGTGCAGGCGAAGGAGCGGACGGGGTTGTTTGATGAGAAGTTTGGGGGGAAACTGGCGGGCAAACACTGAGTATTATCGAAGCCATAGATTTCGTAGACAAAGATTGAGGAAGCGTCATGTGCATTGAATGTGTATTTGAAGGTGGTGTGCTGAAACCGTTGGAATCCGTTGATCTCGTTGAAGGACAGCGGTACATCGTATTTTTTGAAGAGGTTCGCGGCGACGAATCGGCAGAGGAAAAGAAGCTGTGTGTCAGCGATTACAAGCGTTGGCTGATGAATGGGAGCG is part of the Acidobacteriota bacterium genome and encodes:
- a CDS encoding antitoxin family protein, producing MCIECVFEGGVLKPLESVDLVEGQRYIVFFEEVRGDESAEEKKLCVSDYKRWLMNGSAIEESKH
- a CDS encoding serine hydrolase, translated to MTTYFRLVLVLLLAVLPALAQQRTPPAPTNGWPTATPESQGVDSAQLAAAIEQARRLNIHSLLIARNGYLIAEAYFFPYDGKQPHDLASVTKSLTATLVGLAIAQGKIKSVQEPMLSFFKGRKFANPDSRKERITIEHLLTMSSGLDCAGRGEPALWGMLSADDNVQYMLDRPMVAEPGSTYGYCSGGMHLLSAILTQATGMKTAAFAQKYLFGPLGIRTLNWPQDPQGVNHGFGNLHLLPRDLAKLGLLFLNQGKWNGQQIVPAEWIKAATSSHIKTGGAGTSDYGYGWRVPPPGSAVAFEASGRGGQQLSILPSKNTVIVLNGGGFSTAEAMKLLLPALQSEQPLPENPAAFTKLKAVIAAVAQPPASIETAPLPALVQAISGQRYELEDNWLGLHALTLTFRNTAGPALAKLEFVPALKQYQFGLSAKVRGLGVLTESRPVGLYGVPLITNDGIMGSSVGLKGNWEDAQTFVLDYDEIASTNGYRLRLNFTESGVSVQAKERTGLFDEKFGGKLAGKH